From one Luteolibacter sp. SL250 genomic stretch:
- the xseA gene encoding exodeoxyribonuclease VII large subunit, which translates to MDLFSKPRPEPKALSVTQLLRRMKNVLESGVGEVWVEGEISNLKKQASGHWYFSLKDDGAQIQCAMFGARRKPGAEVMEDGVKIRAFAEATVYEARGTLQIIVQKVEKSGAGDLQARFEALKRKLAEEGLFDAARKKPIPKFPRVVGIVTSDTGAAIRDILNVLERRAPWVQPVLFPVRVQGRGAEREIAEAIRKMGEPEKYGYPRCDVLIVGRGGGSLEDLWNFNEEVVARAIAACPLPVISAVGHEIDFTIADFVADLRAPTPSAAAELAVPDGAELAMKLAQARRRLSRITAERLLSAERFLAGLKRGALRRDGESLLREPVMRLDGLRTRLRSAALQGLRTAAMRYTEAKNTHRTIHPAKVLERRQEKLEMLRARLERLGGDGVAHHSRRLDVLRGLLRALGPESAFQRGFSITLDEKGKVVRSAKELAPGDVLRTKFADGEVASRVEK; encoded by the coding sequence GTGGATCTGTTCTCCAAACCCCGTCCTGAACCGAAGGCGCTTTCCGTCACGCAGTTGCTGCGGCGGATGAAGAACGTGCTGGAGAGCGGCGTCGGCGAGGTGTGGGTGGAGGGGGAGATCTCGAACCTCAAGAAACAGGCGAGCGGGCACTGGTATTTCTCCCTGAAGGATGACGGGGCGCAGATCCAGTGCGCCATGTTCGGGGCCAGGCGGAAGCCGGGCGCGGAGGTGATGGAGGACGGGGTGAAGATCCGCGCCTTTGCGGAAGCCACCGTCTATGAGGCGCGTGGCACGCTCCAGATCATCGTCCAGAAAGTCGAAAAGTCCGGGGCGGGTGACCTCCAGGCGCGGTTCGAGGCGCTGAAGCGCAAGCTGGCGGAGGAAGGTCTGTTCGACGCCGCACGGAAAAAACCGATCCCGAAATTCCCCCGTGTGGTGGGGATCGTCACCTCGGACACGGGCGCGGCGATCCGTGACATCCTGAACGTGCTGGAACGGCGCGCGCCGTGGGTGCAGCCGGTTCTGTTCCCGGTGCGGGTGCAGGGGCGCGGAGCGGAGCGCGAGATCGCGGAGGCGATCCGGAAAATGGGCGAGCCGGAGAAATACGGCTACCCGCGCTGCGACGTGCTCATCGTCGGGCGGGGTGGTGGTTCGCTGGAGGACCTGTGGAATTTCAACGAGGAGGTGGTTGCCCGTGCCATTGCGGCGTGCCCGCTGCCGGTCATCTCCGCGGTGGGGCATGAGATTGACTTCACCATCGCGGACTTCGTGGCGGACCTGCGTGCGCCCACGCCCAGCGCGGCGGCGGAGCTGGCTGTGCCGGATGGCGCGGAGCTGGCAATGAAGCTGGCGCAGGCGCGGCGGCGACTTTCGAGGATCACGGCGGAGCGCCTGCTTTCCGCGGAGCGGTTCCTGGCGGGGCTGAAACGCGGCGCGCTGCGGCGCGATGGAGAGAGCCTGCTGCGTGAGCCGGTCATGCGGCTGGACGGGCTGCGGACGCGGTTGCGGTCGGCGGCGCTGCAGGGCCTGAGAACCGCGGCCATGCGCTACACGGAGGCGAAGAACACCCACCGCACGATCCATCCGGCGAAGGTGCTGGAACGGCGGCAGGAAAAGCTGGAGATGCTGCGCGCGAGGCTGGAGCGGCTGGGCGGGGACGGTGTCGCGCACCATTCGCGGCGGCTGGATGTCCTGCGCGGCCTGCTGCGGGCGCTGGGGCCTGAGTCCGCATTCCAGCGTGGCTTTTCCATCACGCTCGATGAAAAAGGCAAGGTGGTCCGCTCCGCGAAAGAGCTGGCGCCGGGTGATGTGCTGAGAACGAAGTTCGCGGATGGTGAGGTGGCCAGCCGCGTGGAGAAATGA
- a CDS encoding ThuA domain-containing protein: MKMNLLSTTAFLSLATLSILHAESGPGWITYEPKGDVKKGKEVVLLAGDEEYRSEESLPMLAKILSERHGIKATVLFSYSGDGVIDPNAGGSLGKPEALDSADAVVLGLRFRHWPDDAMKKFEGAVNRGVGIVALRTSTHAFNFPKESPWTSWSWNNQGGFGKKVLGETWVTHWGSHGKQATRGVVEPGAEKNPLLNGVSDVFGDTDVYEAYPPQDATILLRGLVLESMEKDAKALEGEKARATDKQKQPINDPAMPVAWSREVKNGAGTTNKVVTTTMGSASDLVNEGLRRLVVNSVLWGLGETVPEKADVAIVGGFTPTKYSFDGFKKGVKAADLK; the protein is encoded by the coding sequence ATGAAGATGAACCTCCTCTCCACGACCGCTTTCCTCTCGCTGGCCACGCTTTCCATCCTTCATGCCGAGTCCGGCCCCGGCTGGATCACCTATGAGCCGAAGGGCGATGTCAAAAAGGGCAAGGAAGTCGTGCTGCTCGCCGGTGATGAGGAATACCGCTCGGAGGAATCCCTGCCCATGCTGGCGAAGATCCTGAGCGAGCGCCATGGCATCAAGGCGACGGTCCTGTTCTCCTACAGCGGCGACGGCGTGATCGACCCGAATGCGGGTGGCTCGCTCGGCAAGCCGGAGGCCCTGGACTCCGCGGACGCCGTCGTGCTCGGCCTGCGCTTCCGCCACTGGCCGGATGATGCGATGAAGAAATTCGAGGGGGCGGTGAACCGTGGCGTGGGCATCGTCGCGCTGCGCACCAGCACGCATGCCTTCAATTTCCCGAAGGAGAGTCCGTGGACGTCGTGGTCATGGAACAACCAGGGTGGTTTCGGAAAGAAAGTGCTCGGTGAAACCTGGGTGACCCACTGGGGTTCCCACGGCAAGCAGGCCACCCGTGGTGTGGTCGAGCCGGGGGCGGAGAAAAACCCGCTGCTCAACGGCGTGTCCGATGTCTTCGGTGACACCGATGTTTATGAAGCCTATCCGCCGCAGGACGCCACCATCCTCCTCCGCGGTCTGGTGCTGGAGAGCATGGAAAAGGACGCGAAGGCGCTGGAGGGCGAGAAGGCCCGCGCCACGGACAAGCAGAAACAGCCCATCAATGATCCGGCCATGCCGGTCGCCTGGAGCCGCGAGGTGAAGAACGGGGCGGGCACCACCAACAAGGTCGTGACCACCACCATGGGTTCCGCCAGCGACCTGGTGAACGAGGGGCTCCGCCGCCTGGTCGTGAACTCCGTCCTCTGGGGCCTCGGTGAGACCGTGCCGGAGAAGGCGGATGTCGCCATCGTCGGCGGATTCACCCCGACCAAATATTCCTTCGACGGATTCAAGAAAGGCGTGAAAGCCGCGGATCTGAAATGA
- a CDS encoding 3-oxoacyl-[acyl-carrier-protein] synthase III C-terminal domain-containing protein yields the protein MKILSTAAAVPPGRLTDGDLDLALGLRDGASFKATGIRSRHISTTETAASLAADACRAALEAAGLRWDDVDALVAASATMDQALPYNAAMIHAELGLGGKRTTTFDVGASCMSFIAALDVCSALITVGRFGRVMVVSSDVSTFTADRTNLKVGGLFGDGAAACLLGPAQAGESSAILATRSVTLSDGVDFCRIPSGGSRFHRRTPDSGAGAFFEMTPKALYSLVARELPGFVDRLLAEAGVTMEGIDLVVPHQASPLALKHIIRTLGIDAGKMVDISADHGNQVGASLPTALHHGLAGGRIQRGAKILLLGSGAGVTIGGTVMIY from the coding sequence GTGAAAATCCTGTCCACTGCGGCGGCGGTGCCGCCGGGCCGCCTGACGGATGGGGATCTCGACCTCGCGCTGGGGCTGCGTGATGGCGCCAGCTTCAAGGCGACCGGCATCCGTTCGCGCCACATCTCCACCACGGAGACCGCGGCGTCGCTTGCGGCGGATGCCTGCCGTGCCGCGCTGGAGGCCGCGGGTCTCCGCTGGGATGATGTGGACGCGCTGGTGGCGGCCTCCGCGACCATGGACCAGGCGCTGCCCTACAATGCGGCGATGATCCACGCGGAGCTGGGTTTGGGCGGAAAGCGCACGACCACCTTCGACGTCGGCGCGAGCTGCATGTCGTTCATCGCCGCGCTGGATGTCTGTTCCGCACTCATCACCGTAGGGCGCTTCGGCCGGGTGATGGTCGTTTCGTCCGACGTCTCCACCTTCACCGCGGACCGGACGAACCTGAAGGTCGGCGGCCTGTTCGGGGATGGCGCGGCGGCCTGCCTTCTGGGGCCCGCGCAGGCGGGGGAGAGTTCGGCGATCCTGGCGACACGGAGCGTCACCCTGTCCGATGGGGTGGATTTCTGCCGCATCCCCAGTGGCGGCTCGCGCTTCCACCGCCGCACGCCGGACTCGGGGGCGGGCGCGTTTTTCGAGATGACTCCGAAGGCGCTCTATTCCCTGGTGGCGAGGGAGCTGCCGGGATTCGTGGACCGGCTGCTCGCGGAGGCGGGTGTCACCATGGAGGGGATCGACCTGGTGGTGCCGCACCAGGCCAGCCCACTGGCGCTGAAACACATCATCCGCACCCTGGGCATTGATGCGGGGAAGATGGTGGACATTTCCGCGGACCACGGGAACCAGGTGGGTGCTTCATTGCCAACGGCCCTGCACCATGGACTGGCGGGTGGACGCATCCAGCGCGGTGCGAAGATCCTGCTGCTGGGGTCCGGAGCGGGCGTGACCATCGGCGGAACCGTGATGATCTACTAG
- a CDS encoding SAM-dependent methyltransferase yields the protein MHSQEVAPPAPLLLRIPEVFADLVPEILEGLDVRSIKRLGSEYFLVNAGRADIRGSDYGKFVRWYLPVEHSWPCNPEKMTGFVEKAAQGLLKKFGDRKPQAVLMGQLDPSASGRYYKTLASNLRGRTLQVFPSMEVGSAEEQHSGRGSLFCLVGKEGLFCGVIPPKAANGFHPGGTKYISQNAEDTISRAGAKIAEALHYLRLHLPELPAGGRWLELGASPGGMTSELLKRGFHVTAVDRAVLDARLADARNLRFLRGDVATFVPEKGASYDAILSDMNGKPRDAFHQVARLSVFLKPGGLIVFTLKTTAVESAAAINELHRAVLKDAAEAGLTPVACTHLTYNRQEFTLFFRRANA from the coding sequence ATGCATTCCCAAGAAGTCGCGCCACCGGCACCCCTGCTCCTCCGTATTCCGGAGGTCTTCGCGGATCTCGTTCCGGAGATCCTTGAAGGCTTGGATGTCCGCTCCATCAAGCGCCTGGGGTCGGAGTATTTCCTCGTGAATGCGGGGCGGGCGGACATCCGGGGTTCCGACTACGGGAAGTTCGTCAGATGGTATCTGCCGGTCGAGCACAGTTGGCCATGCAATCCTGAGAAAATGACCGGCTTCGTGGAGAAGGCCGCGCAGGGACTTTTGAAAAAATTCGGGGACCGGAAACCGCAGGCGGTTCTGATGGGCCAGCTCGACCCGAGCGCATCCGGCCGCTACTACAAGACGCTGGCATCGAACCTGCGCGGGCGGACGCTCCAGGTTTTTCCATCGATGGAGGTGGGTTCCGCGGAGGAACAGCATTCGGGCCGTGGGAGCCTCTTCTGTCTCGTCGGAAAAGAAGGGCTGTTCTGCGGTGTGATCCCGCCGAAGGCGGCGAACGGCTTCCATCCCGGTGGAACGAAGTACATCTCCCAGAATGCGGAGGACACCATCAGCCGTGCCGGTGCGAAGATCGCGGAGGCGCTGCACTACCTGCGCCTCCATCTGCCGGAACTCCCGGCGGGTGGGCGGTGGCTGGAGCTGGGTGCCAGCCCCGGGGGGATGACCTCGGAACTGTTGAAACGCGGCTTCCATGTGACCGCGGTGGACCGCGCGGTTCTGGATGCCCGTCTGGCGGATGCCAGGAACCTGCGGTTCCTCCGCGGGGACGTCGCCACTTTCGTTCCGGAGAAAGGCGCTTCCTATGATGCCATCTTGTCCGACATGAATGGCAAGCCGCGCGATGCCTTCCACCAGGTCGCCCGTCTGTCCGTTTTCCTGAAGCCCGGGGGACTCATCGTTTTCACCCTGAAAACGACCGCCGTGGAATCCGCCGCCGCGATCAACGAACTCCACCGCGCGGTCCTGAAAGATGCGGCGGAAGCAGGGCTGACCCCGGTGGCCTGCACCCATCTCACTTATAACAGGCAGGAATTCACCCTGTTCTTCCGCAGGGCGAATGCGTGA
- a CDS encoding MBL fold metallo-hydrolase has translation MTVEPISFDLLRVGHCTHPECVAMRGGRFKSIEFPALVGLLRHPALGYVLYDTGYSRHFWEATRTFPECLYRMITPPALPPEEELIHQLEQRNIRPDQIGSIIISHFHADHVAGLRDFPQARFIATRDEFREMRGKGRVARLRGAFLTKLLPDDFESRVSWAEDQPVVDPGLAGFGEAHDLAGDASLLGIPLPGHARSQLGLLFRSGETRKFLIGDACWQVEALERRKLPSRVTKLLFADNRRYAETFFRLADLHRSDPSVTIIPSHCATTWKRHGNSRQVVHA, from the coding sequence ATGACCGTGGAACCGATTTCCTTCGACTTGCTGAGGGTGGGCCACTGCACCCATCCGGAGTGCGTGGCGATGCGCGGCGGGCGCTTCAAGTCCATCGAGTTCCCCGCGCTGGTCGGGCTGCTGCGGCACCCCGCGCTAGGCTACGTGCTCTATGACACCGGCTACTCCCGCCATTTCTGGGAGGCCACACGCACCTTCCCGGAATGCCTCTACCGGATGATCACTCCGCCCGCGCTGCCGCCGGAGGAGGAACTGATCCACCAACTGGAGCAGCGGAACATCCGCCCGGATCAGATCGGCTCGATCATCATCTCCCACTTCCATGCGGACCACGTGGCGGGACTGCGGGACTTTCCGCAGGCGCGCTTCATCGCCACACGTGACGAGTTCCGGGAGATGCGGGGCAAAGGCCGCGTCGCCCGGCTGCGCGGCGCGTTCCTGACGAAGCTGCTGCCGGATGATTTCGAAAGCCGCGTCTCATGGGCGGAGGACCAGCCGGTGGTGGATCCGGGGTTGGCCGGTTTCGGCGAAGCCCACGATCTCGCGGGGGATGCCAGCCTGCTGGGCATTCCGCTGCCCGGTCATGCGCGGTCCCAGCTCGGCCTGCTGTTCCGCTCCGGGGAGACCAGGAAGTTCCTCATCGGAGATGCCTGCTGGCAGGTGGAGGCGCTGGAGCGCCGGAAGCTGCCATCACGCGTGACGAAGCTGCTGTTCGCGGACAACCGGCGCTACGCGGAGACCTTCTTCCGGCTGGCGGATCTCCACCGGTCGGACCCCTCGGTGACCATCATTCCGTCCCACTGTGCCACCACCTGGAAGCGGCATGGCAACTCCCGGCAGGTGGTGCATGCCTGA
- a CDS encoding DUF6607 family protein produces MKPLPILLSTLLVLQGAAHAEKAPEKETTAKEKAEEAATDEAATKVPKEEKSTGHVFAWPFMEWKEMIPRGGTSKGADVTLAPGAKDAWKKLNEPGLAKFEQDRRAILAMAGSYRVGFDFIESLGFKEEFKPMRPYFSWATEHVMVLEDKGGFISLQHALVMYFKDKDGKEQGPHVMKHWRQDWTWQDKELHEFTGNKTWKKAAATRPEGRWSQAVYQVDDSPRYEVMGGWTHDGVLHSWQSDNCPRPLPRREHSVRKDYNVLEGFHEITITPNGWVHLQNNRKLQVDPDGKRTYLGAELGVNRYEEITKPELASAFDKYWEKTANYWKDVRETWTKTMADRATFTLRDEDDDGGKLYAEHFEYAGELEKSGKNDPAANLRHAKETISKFLE; encoded by the coding sequence ATGAAACCTCTCCCGATCCTCCTCTCCACCCTGCTGGTGCTCCAAGGCGCCGCCCATGCGGAAAAAGCCCCTGAAAAGGAAACCACCGCCAAGGAGAAGGCGGAAGAGGCCGCCACCGACGAAGCCGCGACCAAGGTGCCCAAAGAGGAGAAATCCACCGGCCATGTCTTCGCGTGGCCGTTCATGGAGTGGAAGGAAATGATCCCGCGCGGCGGCACGTCCAAGGGCGCGGACGTCACCCTCGCCCCCGGAGCGAAGGATGCGTGGAAAAAACTCAACGAGCCGGGCCTCGCCAAATTCGAGCAGGACCGCCGCGCCATCCTCGCCATGGCGGGCAGCTATCGTGTCGGCTTCGACTTCATCGAATCGCTCGGTTTCAAAGAGGAGTTCAAGCCCATGCGTCCGTATTTCTCCTGGGCCACGGAGCACGTGATGGTGCTGGAGGACAAGGGCGGGTTCATCAGCCTCCAGCACGCGCTGGTGATGTATTTCAAAGACAAGGACGGCAAGGAACAGGGACCGCACGTGATGAAGCACTGGCGGCAGGACTGGACCTGGCAGGACAAGGAACTGCATGAGTTCACCGGCAACAAGACGTGGAAAAAAGCCGCCGCCACCCGCCCGGAAGGCCGCTGGTCACAGGCGGTCTACCAGGTGGATGACTCCCCCCGCTATGAGGTGATGGGCGGCTGGACGCACGACGGCGTGCTCCACAGTTGGCAGAGCGACAACTGCCCGCGTCCCCTGCCCCGCCGCGAACACTCCGTGCGGAAGGACTACAACGTGCTGGAGGGCTTCCACGAAATCACCATCACCCCGAACGGCTGGGTGCACCTCCAGAACAACCGCAAGCTGCAGGTGGACCCGGACGGCAAACGCACCTACCTGGGCGCGGAACTGGGTGTGAACCGCTACGAGGAGATCACCAAACCGGAACTGGCCTCCGCCTTCGACAAATACTGGGAGAAGACCGCCAACTACTGGAAGGACGTGCGGGAAACCTGGACGAAGACCATGGCCGACCGCGCCACCTTCACCCTCCGCGACGAGGACGACGACGGAGGCAAGCTCTACGCCGAACACTTCGAATACGCGGGAGAGCTGGAGAAGTCCGGCAAAAACGACCCCGCCGCGAACCTCAGGCACGCCAAGGAAACGATCTCGAAATTCCTTGAGTAA
- a CDS encoding glutaminyl-peptide cyclotransferase has product MRSLLKWGAAALVLALSGCAKKDVVAETLSYEVVSVVPHDVDAYTQGLQLTGGRLLESTGHYSKSSVREVDRKTGAVLKRRSLPAEVFGEGLTMMNGELWVLTWKEKTAFVLDPASFRTLRTHTFDGEGWGLTTDGKHLIMSDGSATLKFRDPKDMAVKKTVTVTEQGRPVKLLNELEYIKGSVFANVYMTNRIARIDPDSGQVTGWLDLSALRSQLPTPNRAEVLNGIAYDEETGHLLVTGKFWPRMFEIKLKP; this is encoded by the coding sequence ATGAGATCGCTTTTGAAATGGGGCGCGGCGGCGCTGGTGTTGGCGCTATCCGGCTGCGCAAAGAAGGACGTTGTTGCGGAAACCCTGTCCTATGAGGTCGTGTCCGTGGTGCCGCATGATGTGGATGCGTACACGCAGGGGCTCCAGCTCACCGGCGGCAGGCTGCTGGAGAGCACCGGCCATTATTCCAAATCCTCCGTCCGCGAAGTGGACCGGAAGACCGGCGCGGTGCTGAAACGCCGCAGCCTCCCTGCGGAGGTATTCGGTGAGGGGCTGACGATGATGAACGGGGAACTGTGGGTCCTCACTTGGAAGGAGAAGACGGCCTTCGTCCTGGATCCCGCGAGCTTCCGCACGCTGCGCACGCATACCTTCGACGGCGAGGGCTGGGGTCTCACCACGGATGGAAAGCATCTCATCATGAGCGATGGCAGCGCCACGCTGAAGTTCCGCGACCCGAAGGACATGGCGGTGAAGAAGACCGTCACGGTGACGGAACAGGGACGTCCGGTGAAGCTCCTCAACGAGCTGGAATACATCAAGGGATCCGTCTTCGCGAACGTCTACATGACCAACCGCATCGCGCGGATCGATCCGGATAGCGGACAGGTCACCGGGTGGCTGGACCTTTCCGCGCTGCGTTCCCAGCTTCCCACGCCCAACCGGGCGGAAGTGCTGAATGGTATCGCGTATGATGAGGAAACCGGCCACCTGCTGGTGACGGGCAAGTTCTGGCCGCGCATGTTCGAGATCAAGCTGAAGCCATGA
- a CDS encoding family 10 glycosylhydrolase, which yields MFRLAAFLFLTFASLSPAQNYAPVDVKPPPFPREFRAAWIATVHNIDWPSTKGMSAGAQQAEMRSMLDRLAGMKINAVIFQVRPQCDALYHSSIEPWSSFLTGKMGANPGYDPLAFTIREAHARGIEVHAWFNPFRALSSTSQAVSGNHVTRSAPHITKKFGSMVWCDPALPETRARALNVIMDVVRRYDIDGVHLDDYFYPYPSGGLRFPDGKSPAERRSYVDGFVNNLYSAVKRQKPWVRVGISPFGIWRPGVPEGIEAGIDSYEQLAGDSRKWLKNGWVDYLAPQLYWREQPRKQSFSHLLSWWRQQGSRPVWPGIATSRINSSEDPGRPASEITNQIDTSRRIGRNWNGHIHWSAKSLVKNQGGIATRLSGTYTQSAAVPPMPWVNNKLPPAPGVASSVSGKGTFIRWVPGDGTARVLVQTRSGGQWRVVGIFPAGHQGITTQRADVVAVTALDRYGNASAPKVLGL from the coding sequence ATGTTCCGTCTGGCAGCTTTCCTTTTCCTCACATTCGCCTCCCTTTCCCCCGCCCAGAACTACGCACCGGTGGATGTGAAGCCACCGCCCTTTCCCCGCGAATTCCGCGCGGCATGGATCGCCACCGTCCACAACATCGACTGGCCCAGCACCAAGGGCATGTCCGCCGGCGCCCAGCAGGCGGAGATGCGGAGCATGCTCGACCGCCTGGCCGGCATGAAGATCAACGCCGTCATCTTCCAGGTGCGGCCCCAATGCGACGCCCTCTACCACTCCAGCATCGAGCCGTGGTCCTCCTTCCTCACCGGAAAGATGGGGGCGAACCCCGGCTACGATCCGCTGGCTTTCACCATCCGCGAGGCCCATGCGAGGGGCATCGAGGTGCATGCGTGGTTCAACCCTTTCCGCGCGCTGAGCAGCACCTCGCAGGCGGTTTCCGGCAACCACGTGACCCGCTCCGCGCCGCACATCACCAAAAAGTTCGGATCGATGGTGTGGTGTGATCCGGCGCTTCCGGAAACACGGGCCCGCGCGCTCAACGTGATCATGGACGTGGTGCGGCGCTACGACATCGACGGCGTCCACCTGGACGACTATTTCTATCCCTATCCATCGGGAGGATTGAGGTTCCCCGACGGGAAGTCCCCGGCGGAGCGCCGCAGCTACGTGGATGGGTTTGTTAACAACCTTTACTCGGCGGTGAAGCGGCAGAAGCCGTGGGTGCGGGTGGGCATCAGCCCGTTCGGCATCTGGCGGCCCGGCGTGCCGGAAGGCATCGAGGCGGGCATCGACTCCTATGAGCAGCTCGCGGGTGATTCCCGGAAGTGGCTGAAGAACGGCTGGGTGGACTACCTGGCCCCACAGCTCTACTGGCGTGAACAGCCGCGCAAGCAGAGCTTCTCCCACCTGCTTTCATGGTGGCGGCAGCAGGGCAGCCGCCCGGTCTGGCCGGGCATCGCCACCTCGCGCATCAACTCCTCGGAAGATCCCGGCCGCCCCGCGTCGGAGATCACCAACCAGATCGACACCAGCCGCCGCATCGGCAGGAACTGGAACGGCCACATCCACTGGAGCGCGAAGTCGCTGGTGAAAAACCAGGGCGGCATCGCCACCCGGCTCTCCGGGACCTACACCCAGTCTGCCGCCGTGCCGCCGATGCCATGGGTCAACAACAAGCTGCCCCCGGCTCCGGGCGTGGCCTCCTCCGTGAGTGGAAAAGGGACGTTCATCCGCTGGGTGCCGGGGGATGGCACGGCGAGGGTGCTGGTGCAGACCCGCAGTGGTGGTCAGTGGCGCGTGGTGGGCATCTTCCCGGCCGGCCACCAGGGCATCACCACCCAGCGGGCGGATGTCGTCGCCGTCACCGCGCTGGACCGATACGGAAATGCCAGCGCGCCGAAGGTGCTGGGACTGTGA